The Rhodospirillaceae bacterium genomic sequence CTTAACATGACACAACCCGCCTTGAGCCAAAGCATTAAAAAGCTTGAAGACGCGATAGGTGAGCCGTTGTTTCTGCGCGGTTCGCGAGGTGTTGAAATTACCGAAAGCGGTATGCTTCTGATCCCTCGCGCCAAGCTGATTCTAAAATTGCGCAACGAATTCGAGAATGACCTCGACACCATTCAAGAACGCCGCAACGCCAAAATTTCAATTGGTGTCGCACCTTATTTTACCCGCCGGCTCATTCCAGAAGCCTTAAACGCTTTCCTAGAAAAACAACCAGATGTCCTTATTGATGTATCTCAAGGACGCACTGTTGAACTTGTCGAAGCGCTTCAGCACGGCGCAATTGATATGGCCTTTTGCAGCATGTGGCCGGCGCTAAAAGACGACGCAGATATAGGCTTTGAAAAAATTTATGCCGAGCAGTTTTCGGTTTTCGCGCGCTCTGACCATCCTATATTCAAAGGATCAGAGGACCCTATCAGTCAACTCAATTTATACCCTTGGGCCGTCCATGACCGTGACATGATAGGCGCTCACTTTGCCAAAAAGCTCCAAGAAAAAGGATTTTCTGCGCCAAAGTTTCCCGTCGCCACACTGTCCTTGCAGATCATCATGTCACTGGTTTGCACGTCGGACCACATTGCCGTGATGTCTAATGACTTTGCCCAGGCAGAATTGCAATTGGGTAAAGTGCGCGCCATCCCGACAGATCTGGTTCATATGGAACGGCAAGATGGAATTCTTACCTTAAAAGATGCGCCACAATCGAGAGCACTGCGTGCATTTATGGAAGAACTACGACGCGTCTGCCTGACAAGTTAACCCATTGAACAAGGTATTATGTAAGGTGATTAAGCACGGGCATCCGAAAACTCTTTAGGATATTGCCCAAGAAACAGTTGAGAAATGCCGCCCACGACGAAAAGTGCGGCAGCGGCAAGCAAGACAGGTCCGTAGGACCCAGATGCATCAAAGCCGAAGCCAAACATGAGCGGACCGATGGCCGCGCCAGCGATCACTGGTGAGAAGAGAATACCATAAAGCTTACCATAATGGCGCAATCCAAAGTACCGGGATGTCATATACGCGACTAAATCAAACTCTGCTCCACCAGCAAATCCAACAAGAATGGCAGCAATAAGTGGACCCGACGGTCCGAGCACATCTAGGCCCCAGAGCAGACAGCCAATGGCCGGTAGCGCCATGACGACTGTTGACAAAACAGAGGCTCGCACATGATCCAGAAGAATGCCCGTAAGAATACGCCCGAGAAGAACTGAAAGCCCAATAGAGCCAGCCATCGAGGCGGCCTCTGCCCGAGACAAGCCATCATCGGTCAACATTGGAATGAAGCTAGAGATGAATCCCGAAATACTCGTTGAAAAGAATAGAAACGAGAACGCAATGATCCAGAACTGCGGCGTTTTCAAAGCCGCAGTTAGGTCCATTCCCGACTGCGGGTTAACGTCACTGTTGGGCTGAGCTGCAGTGCTCTGGGTGCTCTCGCGCATAAAAAACCAAAAGTAAACCAACGGCAGAACAACGACGATCGGCACTAACGCAAGTGCCAGATAGCCACCACGCCATCCATATTCTGCGATAGCCCATGTTACATAGAGCGGTCCTACAGTGGCAAAAAGCCCTGTTCCCATTAGAGTTAGTCCGAAGGCGAGACCGCGTTTCTTTTCGAACCAACTGCTCACAGCGCGGGTCCAGACGACAGGCGAAGTCCCGGCACCGAGGATGCCGATCAGCGCATAGGCAAGATACAATCCCCATAGCGTGCCTGCCAAACCAGCCGCGCTGGCGACTGCCACAGACATACCAAAAACAGACCAGAGCGCTACCCGCCTTGGCCCATAGTTGTCTGTCAAATAGCCAGCGAGAGGGCCCGCAAAAATGAGCGTGAGATAACAAAACACAGTGGCGCTCTGAATGGCTCCCCGAGACCACCCATAGGCGTCCTCCAGCGGCCCTACAAAAGCACCAATGGTATAGATCGGCACAGCTGTAATGCCACAAGTCACACCCATTGCAGCGACGAGCAAGACCCGCCACCCTGTTTTAAACTCCTGTACTGAAGTCATCGTGCCACTATGGTTCGTCATGCTTTATGGATACTTTCAATGTTTTGGTTCATCGACAGAGAGGCTTTGCGAGCAGGGTCTAGAGACGTCATTAGGTATCTCGCTAAGTCCGGGATCGACGAAGCCCAGTGTCAACCGGAATGATACGCCACCCATCGCCAATACGATAACCAACAGCGATTCCGTTGCCTTTCATATCGCCGGGCTTTTGATCTCTTGTATGGGTATAAAGAAGTTGTCCTTTATAAGACCATTGCATTTGGCCTGCTTCATTTTCAACGATGACCCAGTTTCCGACCGACTGTTCTTCAGGCTTAGCTAAAATTGCCCGCCAATTCGCTTTCATACACGCTTCAGGACACGTCTGCGCCGCATTGATGGCATTGATATCAACGGGTGCATAAATGGTGAGTCCCTCTTCATTGGCATAGGCCAACCCAAGGTCGACTTGTTCGACAGTGATCCACGGCGGCAACCCAGGAGCAGGTTCAAGGATGACCGCAAACCACTCACCCTCTAGTCCATGCCCATGTATGTCTTGCGGGTCATTGTCTTTGTCGTAAGTAAATAAAGGGTCCCCATTATAAGACCACTGGCGCGCACCTTCAGCGATGGTTTGGATACTCCAATCACCTTGATCAAATGCGAGCCATGGAGCTTCAAAAGCGGACCAATGGTTTGGCAGCATCCGTTGCGCTTCAGCACTGGCGGAAGGCGTCCGTGAATAGAGTGTGCGCCCTCTGTGGTCAGCTAGAACTAAACCGAGTGCCGTTGTTTCGATTGTCATACCAGCTGGCACTTGCCGTATTTCGAATAAAACTTGCCAACGCCCCCGCGCCTGCCCGTCTCCGAGCCGTGCTTGAGGAAATGTATCTTTCACATAGGTGTAGAGTGGTCTGTCTTTATAGGCCCACTGGAATGAGTCATCCGGACGCTTGATGACGCTCCACACCCCCTGATCCTGCGCAGTAGCAGGGGCTTGCAAAGGAGCCCACGTCTCCAAACAACCCTCAAGGCAGGTCACTTCGCCCGCAGCCGCCTCGGGTTCATTCCAGTACAGCGACTGTTGCGCTTCTGTCATGAAATAAACGCCAGCGCCTGTCCTTTGAACCTGAATTCCCTCTGGAACACCGCTGGACTGCGCACTGGCTGTTGTCGTATAAATCGCCAGAGCGCTTAGGATCGCTAGAAGCTTCATCATGCCAAGATTTCAGCGATCGGGTTAGAGGTTCGCAAAGAACGGGTTCCCCACTCAGCTACTGGAACATCCATGATCTGCATCAACGTCAAACCAATACGGGATTGAGGCGAAGCACTGCCCTTAACATGCATGCCTGTCTTGACGCGCCCACCAGCCTTGCCGATCGTAAGACTTGGAATTCCAATCACGGAATGAGTTTTGGCATCGCTGGTGTCAGTTTGGGCAAAAATAAGCATGTTATCTAGGAGCGTTCCGTCACCTTCTCGAATATTAGAGAATGTATCCAGCATGCGCGACAGAGCTTCGAAGCTCCTTTCATTGAACCACGCCGTTTGCACCTGATACCCAAGGTGATCATCGGGCGGCTCTTCGTGGGACAGTATATGGTGGGTAAACGTCGTTCCCTTAACCCGTAACTCTGATGCCGCCTGACAATACATCATATTGAACACACGCGTCTGATCACAGGCAAGTGCCAGTGCTAGAATCTGCGCCATGGCATCATGCGTGTCATTGACAGCCTCCACCTCGTACCCCAACGGGCCTTCCTCTGGCTGCTCTGGTTTGTGGCACGCCTCCATCGCCGGTGGCGCTGATAGCGACACTTCCAGTTGCTGCTCTAGCTCACGGACTGATGTGAAATACTGATCCAATCGCACCTTGTCATCATAACCGACCGTTTGCACCAATCGTTTGCGGTCTTCCTCCACAGCAGACAAAACGCTTTGCCGCAACATAACGCGGGGGTCTGGTTTGAAATCCTTATCAGCCGGGTCTCGAAATTCCGGGCCAAACAGTCGAAGATAGAAATTCAAAGGCGATACTTCAGCCGCATTATGATTGCCCACGCTCCGATAAGAGTAACTGTCTATCGGATTACCCGTACTTGAGAGTTCAAGAGACTTAAACCGGCTCTGATTACCGATCTTATCTGCAATGATAGTATCTAGTGTCGGCGCAGGAATCATCCCAAAGCCCTGCGGAACACTTCCCGTCTTCCCGGCGACCCATCCTGTATAGTGAACCGCACTAGCGGCACCATCGAGTGGTGTGTTGAACCCGCTAAAATAGTTTATGTACTCTTTTTTGTACGGCTCAAGAGACGTGCATTCGTCAATGAATTCATAGTCGCTTCCGTCGAGGGCCCGCATACCGCGTCCTGGTGTATGCCCTAGCCCCCAAAACCAAGTTCCGAATCTTAGTGGCATTGGTGCGCCCGAGGCCAAAGCAGAGCCCTGATCATTGAGGAACAAATTCAGAAATGGCACACCGACGCCCACGGTCGCTCCAGCAAGGGTGCCGCGCAAAAATGAACGTCTATTGGGTTTATGTGTCTTCAGGAGAGTCATGAGTCTGAGCCTTTGCTTGTCGTCTTCAGATTTCCCACTTGTGTTTCTGCGCTGCTATCTAATTGTGGCGCAGTAACCGCAAAGAAGTTTTCACTTGCGGCAACCGAGTGAAGTAAGGGTTTAAACCGGTACCCACTTTCGGCGAACTGATTAATGAGAAAACTAAGCCAATCTTTCTCCTCAGGGCCTGGTTTACGCGCCAAACCATAGGCAAGCGTTTGTTCAACCAGACAAACCGGAATTGCAGGATTCTGACTTAAGGCATCGGCCAATCCAAACTGGTTGGCATAATCAATACCATCAAGGTTTCCGCTGACATCAATCTCGAAGCCCATATCTTTCGTTCTGTATTGCCCCGCACCATCATAGTTCTCAAGAGACAGGCCAATGCCGTCCGTGAGCCTATGACACCCTGCACAAGATGCTACAGAATTATGTACATCGAGACGTTCTCGGGCCACCAATTGCTGCGAACTGGGCTCATTAAAGACGCTAAAATCTATGTCAGCAGGCGGTTCAGGAATAGTCTGGCACAACAGTAACTCCCGAACAGCTTTTCCGCGGATGGTTGGAGAACTTCGACCCGGGTGTGAGTGTAACGCGATAAATCCCGCCAGTGATTGAATGCCAGAGCGCCCTTCACTGTCTGCGAATTCGTAGGGTGTCCACAGATCGGGTTCTGACACTGGAGTTCTATAAACACGACCCAGGGGCCCACTCATAAACGTCTTTCGAGTGACAAATAAATCTCGGTAATCCGCATCGTCATTTAGCAAGTGATGTTCGATCGTAAGGAGCAATTGCTCCCGCGCATCCTCCGTCGCTTGCGGATCAAATGCCGGATAGATGAGATTGTCTTTTTCAAGATGATCAAACTCATCAAGATGAAGCATGTCAGCAAAAAAAGCTTGCACACCACGACTCAGGCGCGGTGACTGCATCATACGACCTAGCTCAGCTTCTAAGCCTTTTGAGGTGGAAAGGGCACCAGACTCCGCAGCATCCAGCAAAACTGCATCAGGTGTGGTGTTCCACAGAAAGAAACTCAACCGGGCCGCTTTCGCATAAACGGTCAGCTCTACATTCTCCGCCGAGACATCTTCCACCTCGTCTATGACGAAGAGAAATTTAGGGCTGACCATTAAAGATGTAAGGCCGAAGGCGAGACCCTCGTAGAAATTGCCGAGTTGTTTGCTGGCTGTTTCGGTCAAATCAATAGCTTGTGAGAGTTCTGATTGATCAAGCGACCGGCGAAATAATAGTCGACCAACGGGCTCTAAAAATGCCCTTGCGCAAGCCTCATCTGGTCCATCAATTCGGGCTGGTTCACAGGGCATGAACAATCCACGGTTCTGTTCGTTTAAGACCTGTTCTGCAATGGAGTGAGCGAGTTTTTCATATTTATCGAAACTCGATGCCGAAATGGTTGCGTTACCAGCACCAATGGAGACCAAGCCATCCTGGCGGAGAATCGGATCGAAACTTCCCGAAACGATAATGTGGTCACCAAATAAGTCTGAAACGACGTTGCGGTATTGCTGTTCTGTTAAACGGCGCAAGGTTGGTTCCGCACCTTCAATGACCGGTACCGGCTCACTACAGGCAGAAATGCCAAATAGGAGGGCTGTTGCCATCAACATCGTCTTCATACTTGAAGACCGGTGAAACCTAGATTTCTTGCTCTGGTTAATCTTATCGTTCATTTGCGCACACTGGTTATATTTTCGGCCAATCGTTCAGCATCACTCTGATCATCATCCGTAATAATAAATCCTGCGACTGCATCGAAGGTGAAGGCCGATGACAACGCCGTGCACTGGCCGGTTTCAGGATCGGGGTAACCGTCCGCAAGCTCGTGGGCGGCAACATACATAGCCGGACAACTATACTGCCCGACCGGAACATTATGCTGCACCTTCTGTATATGATCCCAAAAACTAGAGACAGGGTGATACCCCGCCCAAAGACCTTTTGCCCTCGTACCTTCCTCTGAAATATCCATTTCTATGCGGAAGTCGCGGAACACCATATCTGTAAAGCCATCATTGCCATGAAGCGGCAGAGTCACGTCACCAGATTCTGTGGTGAGCACGCCATCGGTTATCTTGCCTGATACCGTGTCGCCATATCTGTTCTTTATTGTTTGATAACTGCCGTAGGGAACAATGCGTCCGACCGTATCAAAATTCAAATCCGTTGCTGACAAATAAAATGAAACCTCAACGTCGTCATCATTGCGTGGGTCGTCGACATTTTTAACATCAATAAGAATAATGCCTTTGCTCTCATCCTGACGCTCACGATTGGCGTGGTGTTCGAGATAGCCTTCAGACCTATAGCCATACACACAGCCCATCAAACGATAGAGTTGGTTATCAACACCTGTCGTCTTTCCATCCGGTGTTTGAAAGTTGCCATGAGCACAGCTTTTGGGTGTTGCGCTGCCGTCCTCATTCCCGTCAAGATTCATCCCATAGGAATACTTGCCCGTGACCGTGCGCATGGGGGGATCTATGACCGATTCCGGATGCCAGCAAACATCCTCTCCATTTGGGCCACGCAGGTATTGGTTAGGCCGTCGCGGCAAATCTAAGACTTGTAGCGTTCCGCCCCCAGTCTCTATGTCTTTTTCTTCAGGAGACAAGCCGTTAAACCAAATTTCATCATTTCCAATGACGATGCCTTCTGGACATTCCTCCATATATTCCGTGTCGTATATGGCCGTATACCAAGATTCGACAACAAAACCGAGCCGGTTTGCCTCCGCCGCATTCGCTTCGTTGGCCTGGCCTGAGAAGCAGCCCGCAACCAATGCAATAGCAGAAATTTTAACAGAACTCATCGACATCAAACCGAACTTCAGTTTTGAATCCACTTTCGCTTTTACTCCTGTGCTGCAGATCATGTCTTTCATCCCTAGTCCGTCAGTCTCGGTCTTCATAATTTAATTGTATTCGGTTTTCTTAAAACCGGGGGGCGGCACCGTATCCAGTTTGCCGCGCAATTCACCGTGATCATAATTCTCTGTTTTCAGAAGGACATACGTCCACCCAAGCAGCATGTATTGGACATGTGAATCAGATACCTTGAGAGACCCCGTGATCGGACTCTCCAAACCATTGATACCCAAATCAATAATTGCGACCGCATTGGTGCCTGGCTGCGCCGGTCCATGAAGAGTTATGCCCGTGGGAGGTGATGTGAGATTTTCGTATTCCACCTCCCAACTGATTTCCATCGTGTTGAGGTCGAAGCGGACTTTCGCAAACCCTGCCCCTTCACTTTGTGTCAGTATGGTCTGGTGATCTGCAGACAGATCCGCTTCAAATAAGCGGATACCGCCCCAGGCATCTTCAGACTGGGCCGGTAAACTGGCAAACAGAGTCATCAACATACCACCAAACAGCATGCTTGTTTTGTGAATGAACCGGGTTAATTGCCAAACCATAGTCAGGTACCTTGCTCCAACTTCCTGTTGGGTTGCTGTGTTTGCCCTGTAATTCTTGTTGCCTTCACTGCACCGGACCAGAGTCTTGCATAAACGCTGACGTACCGGCTTTTTGAGACTCAGATATTACGTACTGCCGGATCGCCTCGGAAATCTCCGGATTTAAAACATCTTGAAAGGATACCATTCCGACGCCCGACAACAGGCCATCAATAACAACGTCATTCCATAACCCGTTGTCCATATAGTCGGAGAATCGCAAGTCAGGCTGAATCTTATTCCCTCGGGCTTCCCGTCCATGACAGGCAAAACAGTACCGGTGGAAAACTTTGCGCCCGACAGCAACGGATTCTGAATTCACTTCTTCTTCAGGCGGATCACGCAACACTTCCGGCTCATATGTATACGCCGGTAGTGTGGCTGTCCCACCAAGCTTAAACGCGACCACGCGGTTCGCATGCGGCAAGTCAGATGGGCGATAAACTGGGCCCTCCATCATAGTCGCAGCACCTCGGCCAAGAGCGATCACAATATATTGATCGTCCCCGATCTGGTAGGAAATAGGTCCTGCGATTCCGCTATTCTGAACATCAGACGACCAAAGAACTTCGCCAGAAGAGGCATGATAAGCCTCAAAATGACCTGTGCGGGTGCCCCTAAAAACCAAATCACCGGCCGTCGCTAACAGGCCACCCCCACTGCCTTCGACACGCCACGCTTCACTTTGCGTCGCGGGGTCCCACGCAAGAAGATAACTGCCTCTCTGCCGTTCTTCACCAACACTCGAAAAATCCATTGTTATGCTCAAGTCATAACCCAGATTCCAAAAACCTACAGCATGTTCAAACGTAGGATCATTCTGCCATAAGAACCGGCTATCAAGCGTCGGGATGTAAACAAGCCCTGTGTCCGGACTGTAGGCCATCGGATTCCAATTGTGCCCTCCGGATGGCCCTGGCTCAATATAAACCGGTTCAGCACCAACATTTCGCATGCCAGGGTTTTCGATTGGCCGCCCCGTTATAAGATCAACATGGCTGGCCCAATTCACACCCGTAAACGGCTCCGCGGAAATCACCTTCCCTGTTGAACGGTCCAACACGTAAAAGAAGCCGTTTTTGGGCGCTTGCATCAAGACTTTGCGCTCTACACCTTCGATCTCAATGTCGGCCAAGATGATCGGTTGAGTCGCGGTAAAATCCCAATTGTCACCTGGGGTCGTCTGGTAGTGCCAAACGTACTCGCCAGTATCGGGGCGCAAAGCGACAATAGATGATAGATAGAGGTTGTCTCCACCCTCAGGAGACCTAAAGGCTGCATTCCAGGGCGTGCCGTTCCCTGTACCAATGTACAGCAGGTCTAAATCGGGATCATAGACGACCGCATCCCAAACTGTTCCACCACCGCCAATTTTCCACCACTCCCCGGACCAGGTTTCGGCGGCAACACGCATCGCGTCATTTTCAAACCCTTCGGCCGGATCTCCAGGAATCGTGTAAAAACGCCAATCCATTTCCCCAGTATCGACGTTGTATGCCGACACATAGCCACGCACGTCATATTCAGCGCCCGCGTTACCGATAATCACCCGGTTTTTAACGACGCGCGGGGCACCCGTGATCGTATAGGCTTGGTTGGGGTCGGTGGTCACCGTTTCCCATACTTTTGTGCCGGTCTTCGCATCAATGGCGATGAGCCGGCCATCAAGCGTACCAACAAAAACTTTATTGTTCGCTACGGCTGCGCCACGGTTCACCGGCTGGCAACATGCTTTGAGAAGTGTCTCGGGAGGAACTTCAGGGTCAAAGTACCAGACCTGCTTACCTGTCTTGGCATCCAAGGCAAAGACTTTACCCATAGCTTCGGTCACGTACATGATGCCGTCGACGACGATGGGAGTTGCTTCGACGACATTGTGATCGTTGAGATCAAAATACCAGTCCAGCGCAAGATCACTGACACTGGAAACGTTTATTTGGTCAAGGGGACTGAAGCGTTGTTCAGAATAAGTTCTGCCGTGGGACAACCAGTTTCCCGGTTCGGAATCTGCGCTTACAAGCCTTTCATCCGCAAAAACATATGCGCTAACTGTCGATGCAAACAACACACCGACTGCGAACTTGACGAACATGGAAAGCGATCCCTCTTAAGTCAGCATCATTGACACACGACAGTGGATAATATTTCAAAATCTCTACTTCATTGTTTCTACTTCTGGCTTCTCATAAAGATTCTCACTCCGTCGACCTATTATTAAACAAGGATGCGGCGGAGTGAGAAATCTCTAGGAGAGAAGTTTATACTTAGAAGTTGTAGTTCATCCTCAGGCCGTAGGTCGTCTTCTTCGGCAGAGCAATGTTAAGCGCCGTTGGCGTAAAGGTTTGATAATCAAAAGCTTTTTGCGCTTGGTCGGGTGTTTCGTCGCCAAGGATGTTCTTGCCCCACAACTCGATACGCATGTCCGCCATGTCGATGCCGATACGGGCATTGAGCAGGTATTGCGAACCGGTGTTGAGCAAGTTGGCCCGGGTGATGTACTTTCCACCAATGTACAGAAGGTCAGCACCCATATACCAATCCATCGAGCTGTTCAAAGCACTGGTGTAAGTCCCGTTGATGAACCCTTGAGTCCTCGGCGCCTGTTCCAGCCGGTTACCAACCACGTCCGTGTCAGCACTTATTGATGCAACAGACAGGTCCAGCCCACGCTTGATCGTCGT encodes the following:
- a CDS encoding MFS transporter, whose protein sequence is MTNHSGTMTSVQEFKTGWRVLLVAAMGVTCGITAVPIYTIGAFVGPLEDAYGWSRGAIQSATVFCYLTLIFAGPLAGYLTDNYGPRRVALWSVFGMSVAVASAAGLAGTLWGLYLAYALIGILGAGTSPVVWTRAVSSWFEKKRGLAFGLTLMGTGLFATVGPLYVTWAIAEYGWRGGYLALALVPIVVVLPLVYFWFFMRESTQSTAAQPNSDVNPQSGMDLTAALKTPQFWIIAFSFLFFSTSISGFISSFIPMLTDDGLSRAEAASMAGSIGLSVLLGRILTGILLDHVRASVLSTVVMALPAIGCLLWGLDVLGPSGPLIAAILVGFAGGAEFDLVAYMTSRYFGLRHYGKLYGILFSPVIAGAAIGPLMFGFGFDASGSYGPVLLAAAALFVVGGISQLFLGQYPKEFSDARA
- a CDS encoding LysR family transcriptional regulator, which encodes MEMQQLKRFLVLTETKNFHTAAEILNMTQPALSQSIKKLEDAIGEPLFLRGSRGVEITESGMLLIPRAKLILKLRNEFENDLDTIQERRNAKISIGVAPYFTRRLIPEALNAFLEKQPDVLIDVSQGRTVELVEALQHGAIDMAFCSMWPALKDDADIGFEKIYAEQFSVFARSDHPIFKGSEDPISQLNLYPWAVHDRDMIGAHFAKKLQEKGFSAPKFPVATLSLQIIMSLVCTSDHIAVMSNDFAQAELQLGKVRAIPTDLVHMERQDGILTLKDAPQSRALRAFMEELRRVCLTS
- a CDS encoding DUF1592 domain-containing protein, with amino-acid sequence MATALLFGISACSEPVPVIEGAEPTLRRLTEQQYRNVVSDLFGDHIIVSGSFDPILRQDGLVSIGAGNATISASSFDKYEKLAHSIAEQVLNEQNRGLFMPCEPARIDGPDEACARAFLEPVGRLLFRRSLDQSELSQAIDLTETASKQLGNFYEGLAFGLTSLMVSPKFLFVIDEVEDVSAENVELTVYAKAARLSFFLWNTTPDAVLLDAAESGALSTSKGLEAELGRMMQSPRLSRGVQAFFADMLHLDEFDHLEKDNLIYPAFDPQATEDAREQLLLTIEHHLLNDDADYRDLFVTRKTFMSGPLGRVYRTPVSEPDLWTPYEFADSEGRSGIQSLAGFIALHSHPGRSSPTIRGKAVRELLLCQTIPEPPADIDFSVFNEPSSQQLVARERLDVHNSVASCAGCHRLTDGIGLSLENYDGAGQYRTKDMGFEIDVSGNLDGIDYANQFGLADALSQNPAIPVCLVEQTLAYGLARKPGPEEKDWLSFLINQFAESGYRFKPLLHSVAASENFFAVTAPQLDSSAETQVGNLKTTSKGSDS
- a CDS encoding DUF1552 domain-containing protein; protein product: MTLLKTHKPNRRSFLRGTLAGATVGVGVPFLNLFLNDQGSALASGAPMPLRFGTWFWGLGHTPGRGMRALDGSDYEFIDECTSLEPYKKEYINYFSGFNTPLDGAASAVHYTGWVAGKTGSVPQGFGMIPAPTLDTIIADKIGNQSRFKSLELSSTGNPIDSYSYRSVGNHNAAEVSPLNFYLRLFGPEFRDPADKDFKPDPRVMLRQSVLSAVEEDRKRLVQTVGYDDKVRLDQYFTSVRELEQQLEVSLSAPPAMEACHKPEQPEEGPLGYEVEAVNDTHDAMAQILALALACDQTRVFNMMYCQAASELRVKGTTFTHHILSHEEPPDDHLGYQVQTAWFNERSFEALSRMLDTFSNIREGDGTLLDNMLIFAQTDTSDAKTHSVIGIPSLTIGKAGGRVKTGMHVKGSASPQSRIGLTLMQIMDVPVAEWGTRSLRTSNPIAEILA
- a CDS encoding CHRD domain-containing protein yields the protein MVWQLTRFIHKTSMLFGGMLMTLFASLPAQSEDAWGGIRLFEADLSADHQTILTQSEGAGFAKVRFDLNTMEISWEVEYENLTSPPTGITLHGPAQPGTNAVAIIDLGINGLESPITGSLKVSDSHVQYMLLGWTYVLLKTENYDHGELRGKLDTVPPPGFKKTEYN
- a CDS encoding PQQ-dependent dehydrogenase, methanol/ethanol family; the encoded protein is MFVKFAVGVLFASTVSAYVFADERLVSADSEPGNWLSHGRTYSEQRFSPLDQINVSSVSDLALDWYFDLNDHNVVEATPIVVDGIMYVTEAMGKVFALDAKTGKQVWYFDPEVPPETLLKACCQPVNRGAAVANNKVFVGTLDGRLIAIDAKTGTKVWETVTTDPNQAYTITGAPRVVKNRVIIGNAGAEYDVRGYVSAYNVDTGEMDWRFYTIPGDPAEGFENDAMRVAAETWSGEWWKIGGGGTVWDAVVYDPDLDLLYIGTGNGTPWNAAFRSPEGGDNLYLSSIVALRPDTGEYVWHYQTTPGDNWDFTATQPIILADIEIEGVERKVLMQAPKNGFFYVLDRSTGKVISAEPFTGVNWASHVDLITGRPIENPGMRNVGAEPVYIEPGPSGGHNWNPMAYSPDTGLVYIPTLDSRFLWQNDPTFEHAVGFWNLGYDLSITMDFSSVGEERQRGSYLLAWDPATQSEAWRVEGSGGGLLATAGDLVFRGTRTGHFEAYHASSGEVLWSSDVQNSGIAGPISYQIGDDQYIVIALGRGAATMMEGPVYRPSDLPHANRVVAFKLGGTATLPAYTYEPEVLRDPPEEEVNSESVAVGRKVFHRYCFACHGREARGNKIQPDLRFSDYMDNGLWNDVVIDGLLSGVGMVSFQDVLNPEISEAIRQYVISESQKAGTSAFMQDSGPVQ